TCATCGCCGAGTCGAACAACGACGAGAAGGGCCTGATCTGGCCGGCGAACGTCGCCCCGTTCGACGTGCAGGTGGTGGCCACCGGCCGCGACGCCGTGGTGTTCGAGGTGGCGGAGCAGCTCTCGGCGAAGCTGGAGGCGGCCGGCAAGGACGTGCTCTACGACGACCGGCCCAAGGTATCGCCCGGAGTCAAGTTCGGCGACGCCGAGCTGATCGGCGTCCCGGTCATCGTGATCGTCGGCCGCACCGCCGGAGAGGGCATCGTCGAGCTCTGGGATCGCCGCAGCGGCGACCGCGAATCGATCGCCGTCGACGAGCTGGTGCAGCGGCTCTCATAGGGTTCGGAGGAAACGCCTCTCAGACTCAGGTACCGTAGAGGGACGATTTCCGGCGCATGCAGCGCCGGCGTCTTAGATCTGAATAGTGGAGGCCCTCAGTGGACATTGACCTGAGCGTGCTGCGGCTCATGGAGCGCGAGCGCGAGATTCCGTTTGAGGAACTCGTGCAGATCATCGAACAGGCGATTCTGACGGCTTACCTCAAGCACACAGCACCGGCTGAGCACCACCGCGAGGGCGGTCGCTCCGAAGGTGGGCATGGTGAGCACCGTGCCGAGCACCGTGCCGAGCACGAGGCGCCCCACGCCAGGGTCGAGCTGGACCGGAAGACCGGTCACGTGACCGTGTTCGTGCCGGAGCTTGACGAGGAGGGCAACGTCGTCGGCGAGGCCGAGGACAGCCCGAGCGACTTCGGTCGGATCGCGGCGTTCGCGGCGAAGCAGGTCATCAACCAGCGGTTGCGTGACATTGCGGATGACGCGGTGCTCGGCGAGTTCCGCGGGCGTGAGGGTGACATCGTCGCCGGCATCATCCAGCAGGGCCCCAACCCGCGGATGATCCACGTCGACCTCGGCACGATCGAGGCGATCCTGCCCCCAGAGGAGCAGGTCCCCGGCGAGAACTACGCGCACGGAACCCGGATCCGGGTGTACGTGACCAGCGTGTCCAAGGGCCTCAAGGGCCCGCAGATCACCGTGTCGCGCACCCACCCGGCGCTCGTGCGCAAGTTGTTCGCGCTCGAGGTTCCCGAGATCGCCAGCGGAGTGGTCGAGATCACCTCGCTCGCCCGCGAGGCAGGGCACCGCACCAAGATTGCGGTGCGCGCCACCGAGCCAGGCGTCAACGCCAAGGGTGCCTGCATCGGCGAACTCGGTCAGCGCGTGCGCGCCGTGACCGCCGAGCTCAACAGCGAGAAGATCGACATTGTCGACTACTCCGAAGACCTCGCCACGTTCGTCGCGAACGCCCTGTCGCCCGCGCGGGTGACCAGCGCATTCGTCGTCGACGAGTCGCTGAAGGCGGTGCGTGCCCTCGTTCCCGACTACCAGCTGTCGCTGGCGATCGGCAAGGAAGGCCAGAACGCACGGCTCGCCGCAAAGCTCACCGGCGCCAGAATCGACATCCAGCCGGACTCGGTTCTGGAGGCCTAGTCCGGGCACCCAGCGAAGGGGTCTACAATGGAACCCGTCAGAACCTGCCTGGGGTGTCGGCAGCGCGACTTGCGAACAACTTTGTTGAGGTTCGTGGCGCGCGACGGCATGGTCGTCGCGGATACCGCAGCTTCCCTACCAGGTCGAGGAGCGTGGGTGCATCCCACCCGCGTGTGCCTCGATACCGCAGTGAAGCGCAAAGCCTTCGGTCGAGCGTTGAAACTCGGCCAGGTCATCGACGTGTCAGCAGCGCTGACATACCCAACCAACAGTTAAGAAATGGCTGAAACGGCTTATGGACAACTAATGAGCGGCTCGAAATGAGACCCGTCCGTAACTAATGGTTTGCCCCTGCTCGGGTGCAAACCCGAACAGGAGAAATGTGGCTGCCAAACCACGCGTACACGAAATCGCCAGCGAATTCGGTGTCGACAGTAAGACCGCCCTTGAGAAGCTCAAGGAGCTAGGCGAGTTCGTCAAGGGCCCGTCATCCAGCATTGAACCACCCGTCGCACGGCGCCTCCGGGCTGCCCTCGAAGCCGACGGTGTGAAGGTTCCTGAGAAGGCCGCCGCGCCCGAGAAGAAGGCCCCGGCGCCGGCCGCGCACAAGCCGGGCCCCAAGCCCGCGCCCGCCGCACCGGAAGCCCCGGAGCCGGCTCCGGCCCCCGTCGAGCACGCCCCGACGCCGGCAGCTCCGCTGTCGGTCGCCGAGCGCGAGGCCGCCGCGAAGGCCGCTGCCGCCGAGAAGGCCCAGGCCGAGGCTCAGACTGCGACGACGACGGGTGTCGCTGCCCCCGACGCAACGCCCGGAGAGGCCAAGGAAGCCCCAGCACCTCGCCCCGACGCCCCGCGTCCCGGTGCGGCCCGCCCCGGCAACAACCCCTTCAGCAGCAACCAGGGCATGCCTCGCCCCGGTGGACCGCGTCCCGGTAACAACCCGTTCGCCAGCAACCAGGGCATGCAGCGCCCGACACCGGGATCCATCCCGCGTCCGGCCGCTCCGCGTCCCGGTGCTCCCCGTCCCGGAGCTCCGCGTCCGGGTGCTCCCCGTCCCGGCGGTTTCCGCCCAGGTGCACCGGGTGGCGCCCAGCACCAGCAGCGTCCAGGTGGCCCCGGTCGTCCGGCCGGTGCCGGCTTCCAGCGTCCCGGCGGCGCCGGTGGTGGCGCGGCCGGTGCTCCGGGTACCGGCTTCAGCGGACCCCGCCCCGGTGGCGGCGGTGGCCGTGGCCGTGGACCCGGCGGTGGAACCGCAGGTGCGTTCGGACGTGGTGGCGGCAAGAGCCGTGCCCGCAAGTCGAA
This Salinibacterium sp. ZJ450 DNA region includes the following protein-coding sequences:
- a CDS encoding YlxR family protein; its protein translation is MEPVRTCLGCRQRDLRTTLLRFVARDGMVVADTAASLPGRGAWVHPTRVCLDTAVKRKAFGRALKLGQVIDVSAALTYPTNS
- the nusA gene encoding transcription termination factor NusA — its product is MDIDLSVLRLMEREREIPFEELVQIIEQAILTAYLKHTAPAEHHREGGRSEGGHGEHRAEHRAEHEAPHARVELDRKTGHVTVFVPELDEEGNVVGEAEDSPSDFGRIAAFAAKQVINQRLRDIADDAVLGEFRGREGDIVAGIIQQGPNPRMIHVDLGTIEAILPPEEQVPGENYAHGTRIRVYVTSVSKGLKGPQITVSRTHPALVRKLFALEVPEIASGVVEITSLAREAGHRTKIAVRATEPGVNAKGACIGELGQRVRAVTAELNSEKIDIVDYSEDLATFVANALSPARVTSAFVVDESLKAVRALVPDYQLSLAIGKEGQNARLAAKLTGARIDIQPDSVLEA